A single window of Nasonia vitripennis strain AsymCx chromosome 4, Nvit_psr_1.1, whole genome shotgun sequence DNA harbors:
- the LOC100120301 gene encoding RAB11-binding protein RELCH homolog isoform X1, translating into MMATSSVEEVRNAEPRLQEAPFTKGKGLNQAMISYEEIATKLLSERLLLTALELHAELCEADRELPLLRDFFSNPNNFECLNMKPEPCLPIRKNSRSSSQATLDSLDMTRYSEDGGGVDERVAVLEFELRKAKENINSLRANLTVVTESEVSTPDKNSEKGLFEHPIKPHEQRALNFLVNEYLLANSYKLTSITFSDENEDQDFEDWQDVGLNIPKPPELLQIYREFMRSTGYDKSPSSTVAVQTEETEDEVKEQAKEAELNKRVSEQAEEVERLKQQTVALEQEKTNLQELLDSANLTTAVSATGQEGSGTILTLNSSSTTPDKFEMLESPPQDASSSQAALPEAEEDDSASMAVSLGETETSEREWTRIHFPRADLTDSSANESDSPSRYLPASFRREVLKHCQIPVPAHANQVIEEPLKEGITRECLPDIAAHTLPRIIPNVILNKREEVISLLLSVVKLQTSSVEREKLLQILFNLQKRPQNEERHMVLVGLIAIAKLEKEPTDNEEVLNLCWEQSQHKYSERRLLAAECCAALAIYTASSIRNSLMISMLQQMLLDDKEPVVRVAVVKSLSLLVALMDDPDKYFQCEELALTAMEDISPDVVEAASSILLPILAQWALSLKRLQSHLLPRILGKLRSLVKPSATNSCSPTRDYHEGNRTAALLGLLYKLLPHTIVCVVDTETVRRRMQESLSPQLPPELTSLCNSTIVDPKIFYECEVDIGILLNTFLLSAWGDCTWSELEWLSEKLILDLIDITLSVNIAQENVVNELLTYLQSLCLGFGKYITRYKILLAFKPHLDRMNEELSALNNHNQTINLNLVPAHLSILSTLDSNEFTNALKHYLIEMALRGADLNGLRIAVVKYCAQDKLQEFVLSGLWDGVVHQSSTVKCATASLFSSIICKISNKLVDIRIAPAAVTLASDSDASVKAAAVQVLGKLVTESKVRDAKDKARLTLETIVRDPQGVPSVLAVPLVLTLAAIAPSCPQNYVEDVIATQLTGITASALQQNRKPDLANALVEAYSVLVYCTLSNQCVNNAILPGLKYLEGLVSQVVPQQKDAVRSLLREIESKKDMPRQMDRSASMSSGISLSMATVNVGQGVEDMRQRVSKIFQQKTNSPSMPSIFRKK; encoded by the exons ATGATGGCGACCTCCTCCGTCGAGGAGGTTAGGAACGCCGAGCCTCGTCTCCAGGAGGCTCCGTTCACCAAAG gAAAGGGTCTGAACCAAGCCATGATATCGTATGAGGAGATAGCCACTAAATTGCTCAGTGAAAGATTGCTCCTGACTGCCTTGGAGCTTCATGCTGAACTATGCGAAGCTGATCGAGAATTGCCACTGCTTAGAGATTTTTTCTCGAATCCCAACAACTTTGAGTGCTTAAACATGAAGCCAGAGCCATGCTTACCCATACGTAAGAACT CAAGATCATCCAGTCAAGCAACGTTAGATTCTCTGGACATGACAAGATACTCTGAAGATGGTGGTGGGGTGGATGAAAGAGTTGCAGTTCTTGAATTTGAGCTTAggaaagcaaaagaaaatattaattccTTGCGAGCCAATCTAACAGTTGTAACAG AATCAGAAGTCAGCACTCCTGACAAGAACTCTGAGAAAGGTTTATTTGAGCATCCCATCAAACCCCATGAGCAACGAGCCTTGAATTTTTTAGTAAACGAGTACCTATTAGCCAATTCTTACAAGCTTACATCCATAACTTTCAgtgatgaaaatgaagatcAGGACTTTGAAGACTGGCAGGatgtaggcctaaacattccAAAGCCTCCTGAACTGTTGCAGATATACAGAGAATTCATGAGATCCACTGGATATGACAAGTCACCTTCTAGCACTGTTGCTGTACAAACTGAAGAAACAGAAGATGAGGTGAAAGAGCAAGCAAAAGAGGCTGAGCTTAATAAGCGTGTAAGTGAACAGGCTGAGGAAGTAGAAAGACTCAAACAACAGACAGTCGCGCTTGAGCAGGAGAAAACGAATTTACAAGAGCTGTTGGACAGTGCTAATCTCACCACTGCTGTTTCTGCCACTGGG CAGGAAGGTTCCGGAACTATTCTGACGTTGAATTCGAGTTCGACGACACCTGATAAGTTTGAGATGTTGGAGTCGCCACCCCAAGATGCCTCGTCGTCCCAGGCAGCTTTGCCAGAGGCCGAGGAAGACGACAGCGCATCAATGGCCGTGAGTCTTGGTGAAACCGAGACGAGCGAACGCGAATGGACACGGATACACTTTCCCAGGGCTGATCTAACCGATAGCTCTGCTAACGAATCTGATTCGCCATCTAG ATATCTGCCAGCGAGTTTTAGACGCGAGGTATTAAAGCACTGCCAGATACCAGTGCCGGCGCACGCTAATCAGGTCATTGAGGAGCCGTTGAAGGAGGGTATAACACGCGAATGTCTGCCGGATATCGCAGCTCACACGCTGCCGCGCATCATTCCTAATGTTATCCTAAACAAACGTGAAGAGGTGATATCACTGCTGCTGAGTGTCGTCAAGTTACAGACTAGCTCCGTCGAGCGCGAAAAGCTGCTACAGATTCTGTTTAATCTACAAAAGAGGCCGCAAAATGAAGAGAGGCACATGGTGCTTGTTG GTTTGATCGCGATCGCCAAATTGGAAAAAGAACCAACGGATAACGAGGAGGTGCTAAATCTGTGCTGGGAACAGAGTCAGCACAAGTACTCAGAACGACGGCTGTTGGCTGCTGAGTGTTGCGCCGCTCTAGCGATTTATACGGCCAGTAGCATTAGAAACTCATTGATGATATCGATGTTGCAGCAGATGTTGCTCGACGATAAGGAGCCCGTTGTAAGAGTCGCGGTTGTTAAAAGCCTGTCATTACTCGTTGCTCTTATGGACGATCCCGATAAGTACTTCCAA TGCGAAGAGCTGGCGCTGACAGCAATGGAAGATATTTCGCCTGATGTTGTGGAAGCCGCCAGCAGTATTTTGCTTCCGATTTTAGCTCAATGGGCTCTGTCTCTGAAGAGGTTACAGTCCCATCTGTTGCCGCGCATCCTCGGCAAGCTTCGTAGCCTTGTCAAGCCATCGGCCACAAACTCGTGTTCCCCGACTCGGGACTACCACGAGGGCAATAGAACCGCGGCGCTGCTCGGTCTGTTATACAAATTGCTGCCCCATACAATTGTTTGTGTCGTTGATACCGAAACTGTCCGCAGACGCATGCAAGAGAGTCTATCACCGCAACTGC CTCCTGAACTTACCAGTCTCTGCAACTCAACGATAGTTGATCCAAAGATCTTTTATGAGTGTGAGGTAGACATTGGGATCCTACTCAATACATTCCTCCTCAGTGCGTGGGGCGATTGCACGTGGTCTGAATTAGAATGGTTGTCTGAAAAATT aATACTCGATCTTATTGATATTACTCTCTCCGTTAATATTGCACAAGAAAATGTTGTCAACGAGCTTCTTACATATCTACAGTCACTGTGCCTGGGTTTCGGGAAATATATTACCCGATACAAG ATTCTACTGGCTTTCAAGCCACATCTCGACAGAATGAACGAAGAGTTGTCTGCGCTGAATAATCACAACCAAACGATAAATTTAAATCTTGTACCGGCACACTTATCGATACTGTCTACTTTAGATAGCAATGAATTTACCAATGCTCTTAAACACTACCTCATAGAAATGGCGTTACGTGGAGCCGACCTTAATGGTCTTCGGATCGCCGTTGTAAAATACTGTGCTCAAGACAAACTGCAAGAATTTGTACTTTCGGGATTATGGGATG GTGTTGTCCATCAAAGCTCAACTGTCAAGTGCGCTACTGCTTCCCTTTTTAGttcaattatttgtaaaatctcTAATAAACTAGTCGACATTCGAATAGCACCGGCGGCAGTTACACTAGCTAGTGATTCAGATGC ATCCGTTAAAGCAGCTGCAGTGCAAGTACTGGGTAAACTTGTTACGGAGAGCAAGGTGCGCGATGCAAAAGATAAAGCCCGATTAACGCTGGAAACAATCGTTCGAGATCCTCAGGGTGTTCCAAGTGTTTTAGCTGTTCCTTTGGTTTTAACCCTGGCCGCGATAGCGCCCTCCTGCCCCCAGAATTACGTTGAAGACG TGATAGCAACCCAATTAACTGGAATAACTGCATCGGCACTTCAGCAAAATAGAAAACCTGATTTAGCCAACGCTCTAGTCGAGGCTTATTCTGTACTGGTGTACTGCACGCTCAGCAATCAGTGCGTAAACAATGCCATTCTGCCCGGCCTCAAGTATCTGGAAGGGCTAGTAAGTCAAGTAGTGCCTCAGCAGAAGGATGCAGTGCGCTCGCTTCTACGGGAAATCGAGTCTAAAAAAGATATGCCCAGACAAATGGACAG GTCAGCATCGATGAGCAGCGGAATTTCGCTATCGATGGCTACGGTAAATGTCGGACAGGGCGTTGAAGATATGCGTCAGCGTGTTAGCAAAATTTTCCAGCAGAAGACGAATTCGCCTAGTATGCCTAGCATCTTTAGGAAAAAATGA
- the LOC100120301 gene encoding RAB11-binding protein RELCH homolog isoform X2, producing MMATSSVEEVRNAEPRLQEAPFTKGKGLNQAMISYEEIATKLLSERLLLTALELHAELCEADRELPLLRDFFSNPNNFECLNMKPEPCLPIRKNSRSSSQATLDSLDMTRYSEDGGGVDERVAVLEFELRKAKENINSLRANLTVVTESEVSTPDKNSEKGLFEHPIKPHEQRALNFLVNEYLLANSYKLTSITFSDENEDQDFEDWQDVGLNIPKPPELLQIYREFMRSTGYDKSPSSTVAVQTEETEDEVKEQAKEAELNKRVSEQAEEVERLKQQTVALEQEKTNLQELLDSANLTTAVSATGEGSGTILTLNSSSTTPDKFEMLESPPQDASSSQAALPEAEEDDSASMAVSLGETETSEREWTRIHFPRADLTDSSANESDSPSRYLPASFRREVLKHCQIPVPAHANQVIEEPLKEGITRECLPDIAAHTLPRIIPNVILNKREEVISLLLSVVKLQTSSVEREKLLQILFNLQKRPQNEERHMVLVGLIAIAKLEKEPTDNEEVLNLCWEQSQHKYSERRLLAAECCAALAIYTASSIRNSLMISMLQQMLLDDKEPVVRVAVVKSLSLLVALMDDPDKYFQCEELALTAMEDISPDVVEAASSILLPILAQWALSLKRLQSHLLPRILGKLRSLVKPSATNSCSPTRDYHEGNRTAALLGLLYKLLPHTIVCVVDTETVRRRMQESLSPQLPPELTSLCNSTIVDPKIFYECEVDIGILLNTFLLSAWGDCTWSELEWLSEKLILDLIDITLSVNIAQENVVNELLTYLQSLCLGFGKYITRYKILLAFKPHLDRMNEELSALNNHNQTINLNLVPAHLSILSTLDSNEFTNALKHYLIEMALRGADLNGLRIAVVKYCAQDKLQEFVLSGLWDGVVHQSSTVKCATASLFSSIICKISNKLVDIRIAPAAVTLASDSDASVKAAAVQVLGKLVTESKVRDAKDKARLTLETIVRDPQGVPSVLAVPLVLTLAAIAPSCPQNYVEDVIATQLTGITASALQQNRKPDLANALVEAYSVLVYCTLSNQCVNNAILPGLKYLEGLVSQVVPQQKDAVRSLLREIESKKDMPRQMDRSASMSSGISLSMATVNVGQGVEDMRQRVSKIFQQKTNSPSMPSIFRKK from the exons ATGATGGCGACCTCCTCCGTCGAGGAGGTTAGGAACGCCGAGCCTCGTCTCCAGGAGGCTCCGTTCACCAAAG gAAAGGGTCTGAACCAAGCCATGATATCGTATGAGGAGATAGCCACTAAATTGCTCAGTGAAAGATTGCTCCTGACTGCCTTGGAGCTTCATGCTGAACTATGCGAAGCTGATCGAGAATTGCCACTGCTTAGAGATTTTTTCTCGAATCCCAACAACTTTGAGTGCTTAAACATGAAGCCAGAGCCATGCTTACCCATACGTAAGAACT CAAGATCATCCAGTCAAGCAACGTTAGATTCTCTGGACATGACAAGATACTCTGAAGATGGTGGTGGGGTGGATGAAAGAGTTGCAGTTCTTGAATTTGAGCTTAggaaagcaaaagaaaatattaattccTTGCGAGCCAATCTAACAGTTGTAACAG AATCAGAAGTCAGCACTCCTGACAAGAACTCTGAGAAAGGTTTATTTGAGCATCCCATCAAACCCCATGAGCAACGAGCCTTGAATTTTTTAGTAAACGAGTACCTATTAGCCAATTCTTACAAGCTTACATCCATAACTTTCAgtgatgaaaatgaagatcAGGACTTTGAAGACTGGCAGGatgtaggcctaaacattccAAAGCCTCCTGAACTGTTGCAGATATACAGAGAATTCATGAGATCCACTGGATATGACAAGTCACCTTCTAGCACTGTTGCTGTACAAACTGAAGAAACAGAAGATGAGGTGAAAGAGCAAGCAAAAGAGGCTGAGCTTAATAAGCGTGTAAGTGAACAGGCTGAGGAAGTAGAAAGACTCAAACAACAGACAGTCGCGCTTGAGCAGGAGAAAACGAATTTACAAGAGCTGTTGGACAGTGCTAATCTCACCACTGCTGTTTCTGCCACTGGG GAAGGTTCCGGAACTATTCTGACGTTGAATTCGAGTTCGACGACACCTGATAAGTTTGAGATGTTGGAGTCGCCACCCCAAGATGCCTCGTCGTCCCAGGCAGCTTTGCCAGAGGCCGAGGAAGACGACAGCGCATCAATGGCCGTGAGTCTTGGTGAAACCGAGACGAGCGAACGCGAATGGACACGGATACACTTTCCCAGGGCTGATCTAACCGATAGCTCTGCTAACGAATCTGATTCGCCATCTAG ATATCTGCCAGCGAGTTTTAGACGCGAGGTATTAAAGCACTGCCAGATACCAGTGCCGGCGCACGCTAATCAGGTCATTGAGGAGCCGTTGAAGGAGGGTATAACACGCGAATGTCTGCCGGATATCGCAGCTCACACGCTGCCGCGCATCATTCCTAATGTTATCCTAAACAAACGTGAAGAGGTGATATCACTGCTGCTGAGTGTCGTCAAGTTACAGACTAGCTCCGTCGAGCGCGAAAAGCTGCTACAGATTCTGTTTAATCTACAAAAGAGGCCGCAAAATGAAGAGAGGCACATGGTGCTTGTTG GTTTGATCGCGATCGCCAAATTGGAAAAAGAACCAACGGATAACGAGGAGGTGCTAAATCTGTGCTGGGAACAGAGTCAGCACAAGTACTCAGAACGACGGCTGTTGGCTGCTGAGTGTTGCGCCGCTCTAGCGATTTATACGGCCAGTAGCATTAGAAACTCATTGATGATATCGATGTTGCAGCAGATGTTGCTCGACGATAAGGAGCCCGTTGTAAGAGTCGCGGTTGTTAAAAGCCTGTCATTACTCGTTGCTCTTATGGACGATCCCGATAAGTACTTCCAA TGCGAAGAGCTGGCGCTGACAGCAATGGAAGATATTTCGCCTGATGTTGTGGAAGCCGCCAGCAGTATTTTGCTTCCGATTTTAGCTCAATGGGCTCTGTCTCTGAAGAGGTTACAGTCCCATCTGTTGCCGCGCATCCTCGGCAAGCTTCGTAGCCTTGTCAAGCCATCGGCCACAAACTCGTGTTCCCCGACTCGGGACTACCACGAGGGCAATAGAACCGCGGCGCTGCTCGGTCTGTTATACAAATTGCTGCCCCATACAATTGTTTGTGTCGTTGATACCGAAACTGTCCGCAGACGCATGCAAGAGAGTCTATCACCGCAACTGC CTCCTGAACTTACCAGTCTCTGCAACTCAACGATAGTTGATCCAAAGATCTTTTATGAGTGTGAGGTAGACATTGGGATCCTACTCAATACATTCCTCCTCAGTGCGTGGGGCGATTGCACGTGGTCTGAATTAGAATGGTTGTCTGAAAAATT aATACTCGATCTTATTGATATTACTCTCTCCGTTAATATTGCACAAGAAAATGTTGTCAACGAGCTTCTTACATATCTACAGTCACTGTGCCTGGGTTTCGGGAAATATATTACCCGATACAAG ATTCTACTGGCTTTCAAGCCACATCTCGACAGAATGAACGAAGAGTTGTCTGCGCTGAATAATCACAACCAAACGATAAATTTAAATCTTGTACCGGCACACTTATCGATACTGTCTACTTTAGATAGCAATGAATTTACCAATGCTCTTAAACACTACCTCATAGAAATGGCGTTACGTGGAGCCGACCTTAATGGTCTTCGGATCGCCGTTGTAAAATACTGTGCTCAAGACAAACTGCAAGAATTTGTACTTTCGGGATTATGGGATG GTGTTGTCCATCAAAGCTCAACTGTCAAGTGCGCTACTGCTTCCCTTTTTAGttcaattatttgtaaaatctcTAATAAACTAGTCGACATTCGAATAGCACCGGCGGCAGTTACACTAGCTAGTGATTCAGATGC ATCCGTTAAAGCAGCTGCAGTGCAAGTACTGGGTAAACTTGTTACGGAGAGCAAGGTGCGCGATGCAAAAGATAAAGCCCGATTAACGCTGGAAACAATCGTTCGAGATCCTCAGGGTGTTCCAAGTGTTTTAGCTGTTCCTTTGGTTTTAACCCTGGCCGCGATAGCGCCCTCCTGCCCCCAGAATTACGTTGAAGACG TGATAGCAACCCAATTAACTGGAATAACTGCATCGGCACTTCAGCAAAATAGAAAACCTGATTTAGCCAACGCTCTAGTCGAGGCTTATTCTGTACTGGTGTACTGCACGCTCAGCAATCAGTGCGTAAACAATGCCATTCTGCCCGGCCTCAAGTATCTGGAAGGGCTAGTAAGTCAAGTAGTGCCTCAGCAGAAGGATGCAGTGCGCTCGCTTCTACGGGAAATCGAGTCTAAAAAAGATATGCCCAGACAAATGGACAG GTCAGCATCGATGAGCAGCGGAATTTCGCTATCGATGGCTACGGTAAATGTCGGACAGGGCGTTGAAGATATGCGTCAGCGTGTTAGCAAAATTTTCCAGCAGAAGACGAATTCGCCTAGTATGCCTAGCATCTTTAGGAAAAAATGA
- the LOC100120301 gene encoding RAB11-binding protein RELCH homolog isoform X3: MMATSSVEEVRNAEPRLQEAPFTKGKGLNQAMISYEEIATKLLSERLLLTALELHAELCEADRELPLLRDFFSNPNNFECLNMKPEPCLPIPRSSSQATLDSLDMTRYSEDGGGVDERVAVLEFELRKAKENINSLRANLTVVTESEVSTPDKNSEKGLFEHPIKPHEQRALNFLVNEYLLANSYKLTSITFSDENEDQDFEDWQDVGLNIPKPPELLQIYREFMRSTGYDKSPSSTVAVQTEETEDEVKEQAKEAELNKRVSEQAEEVERLKQQTVALEQEKTNLQELLDSANLTTAVSATGQEGSGTILTLNSSSTTPDKFEMLESPPQDASSSQAALPEAEEDDSASMAVSLGETETSEREWTRIHFPRADLTDSSANESDSPSRYLPASFRREVLKHCQIPVPAHANQVIEEPLKEGITRECLPDIAAHTLPRIIPNVILNKREEVISLLLSVVKLQTSSVEREKLLQILFNLQKRPQNEERHMVLVGLIAIAKLEKEPTDNEEVLNLCWEQSQHKYSERRLLAAECCAALAIYTASSIRNSLMISMLQQMLLDDKEPVVRVAVVKSLSLLVALMDDPDKYFQCEELALTAMEDISPDVVEAASSILLPILAQWALSLKRLQSHLLPRILGKLRSLVKPSATNSCSPTRDYHEGNRTAALLGLLYKLLPHTIVCVVDTETVRRRMQESLSPQLPPELTSLCNSTIVDPKIFYECEVDIGILLNTFLLSAWGDCTWSELEWLSEKLILDLIDITLSVNIAQENVVNELLTYLQSLCLGFGKYITRYKILLAFKPHLDRMNEELSALNNHNQTINLNLVPAHLSILSTLDSNEFTNALKHYLIEMALRGADLNGLRIAVVKYCAQDKLQEFVLSGLWDGVVHQSSTVKCATASLFSSIICKISNKLVDIRIAPAAVTLASDSDASVKAAAVQVLGKLVTESKVRDAKDKARLTLETIVRDPQGVPSVLAVPLVLTLAAIAPSCPQNYVEDVIATQLTGITASALQQNRKPDLANALVEAYSVLVYCTLSNQCVNNAILPGLKYLEGLVSQVVPQQKDAVRSLLREIESKKDMPRQMDRSASMSSGISLSMATVNVGQGVEDMRQRVSKIFQQKTNSPSMPSIFRKK; encoded by the exons ATGATGGCGACCTCCTCCGTCGAGGAGGTTAGGAACGCCGAGCCTCGTCTCCAGGAGGCTCCGTTCACCAAAG gAAAGGGTCTGAACCAAGCCATGATATCGTATGAGGAGATAGCCACTAAATTGCTCAGTGAAAGATTGCTCCTGACTGCCTTGGAGCTTCATGCTGAACTATGCGAAGCTGATCGAGAATTGCCACTGCTTAGAGATTTTTTCTCGAATCCCAACAACTTTGAGTGCTTAAACATGAAGCCAGAGCCATGCTTACCCATAC CAAGATCATCCAGTCAAGCAACGTTAGATTCTCTGGACATGACAAGATACTCTGAAGATGGTGGTGGGGTGGATGAAAGAGTTGCAGTTCTTGAATTTGAGCTTAggaaagcaaaagaaaatattaattccTTGCGAGCCAATCTAACAGTTGTAACAG AATCAGAAGTCAGCACTCCTGACAAGAACTCTGAGAAAGGTTTATTTGAGCATCCCATCAAACCCCATGAGCAACGAGCCTTGAATTTTTTAGTAAACGAGTACCTATTAGCCAATTCTTACAAGCTTACATCCATAACTTTCAgtgatgaaaatgaagatcAGGACTTTGAAGACTGGCAGGatgtaggcctaaacattccAAAGCCTCCTGAACTGTTGCAGATATACAGAGAATTCATGAGATCCACTGGATATGACAAGTCACCTTCTAGCACTGTTGCTGTACAAACTGAAGAAACAGAAGATGAGGTGAAAGAGCAAGCAAAAGAGGCTGAGCTTAATAAGCGTGTAAGTGAACAGGCTGAGGAAGTAGAAAGACTCAAACAACAGACAGTCGCGCTTGAGCAGGAGAAAACGAATTTACAAGAGCTGTTGGACAGTGCTAATCTCACCACTGCTGTTTCTGCCACTGGG CAGGAAGGTTCCGGAACTATTCTGACGTTGAATTCGAGTTCGACGACACCTGATAAGTTTGAGATGTTGGAGTCGCCACCCCAAGATGCCTCGTCGTCCCAGGCAGCTTTGCCAGAGGCCGAGGAAGACGACAGCGCATCAATGGCCGTGAGTCTTGGTGAAACCGAGACGAGCGAACGCGAATGGACACGGATACACTTTCCCAGGGCTGATCTAACCGATAGCTCTGCTAACGAATCTGATTCGCCATCTAG ATATCTGCCAGCGAGTTTTAGACGCGAGGTATTAAAGCACTGCCAGATACCAGTGCCGGCGCACGCTAATCAGGTCATTGAGGAGCCGTTGAAGGAGGGTATAACACGCGAATGTCTGCCGGATATCGCAGCTCACACGCTGCCGCGCATCATTCCTAATGTTATCCTAAACAAACGTGAAGAGGTGATATCACTGCTGCTGAGTGTCGTCAAGTTACAGACTAGCTCCGTCGAGCGCGAAAAGCTGCTACAGATTCTGTTTAATCTACAAAAGAGGCCGCAAAATGAAGAGAGGCACATGGTGCTTGTTG GTTTGATCGCGATCGCCAAATTGGAAAAAGAACCAACGGATAACGAGGAGGTGCTAAATCTGTGCTGGGAACAGAGTCAGCACAAGTACTCAGAACGACGGCTGTTGGCTGCTGAGTGTTGCGCCGCTCTAGCGATTTATACGGCCAGTAGCATTAGAAACTCATTGATGATATCGATGTTGCAGCAGATGTTGCTCGACGATAAGGAGCCCGTTGTAAGAGTCGCGGTTGTTAAAAGCCTGTCATTACTCGTTGCTCTTATGGACGATCCCGATAAGTACTTCCAA TGCGAAGAGCTGGCGCTGACAGCAATGGAAGATATTTCGCCTGATGTTGTGGAAGCCGCCAGCAGTATTTTGCTTCCGATTTTAGCTCAATGGGCTCTGTCTCTGAAGAGGTTACAGTCCCATCTGTTGCCGCGCATCCTCGGCAAGCTTCGTAGCCTTGTCAAGCCATCGGCCACAAACTCGTGTTCCCCGACTCGGGACTACCACGAGGGCAATAGAACCGCGGCGCTGCTCGGTCTGTTATACAAATTGCTGCCCCATACAATTGTTTGTGTCGTTGATACCGAAACTGTCCGCAGACGCATGCAAGAGAGTCTATCACCGCAACTGC CTCCTGAACTTACCAGTCTCTGCAACTCAACGATAGTTGATCCAAAGATCTTTTATGAGTGTGAGGTAGACATTGGGATCCTACTCAATACATTCCTCCTCAGTGCGTGGGGCGATTGCACGTGGTCTGAATTAGAATGGTTGTCTGAAAAATT aATACTCGATCTTATTGATATTACTCTCTCCGTTAATATTGCACAAGAAAATGTTGTCAACGAGCTTCTTACATATCTACAGTCACTGTGCCTGGGTTTCGGGAAATATATTACCCGATACAAG ATTCTACTGGCTTTCAAGCCACATCTCGACAGAATGAACGAAGAGTTGTCTGCGCTGAATAATCACAACCAAACGATAAATTTAAATCTTGTACCGGCACACTTATCGATACTGTCTACTTTAGATAGCAATGAATTTACCAATGCTCTTAAACACTACCTCATAGAAATGGCGTTACGTGGAGCCGACCTTAATGGTCTTCGGATCGCCGTTGTAAAATACTGTGCTCAAGACAAACTGCAAGAATTTGTACTTTCGGGATTATGGGATG GTGTTGTCCATCAAAGCTCAACTGTCAAGTGCGCTACTGCTTCCCTTTTTAGttcaattatttgtaaaatctcTAATAAACTAGTCGACATTCGAATAGCACCGGCGGCAGTTACACTAGCTAGTGATTCAGATGC ATCCGTTAAAGCAGCTGCAGTGCAAGTACTGGGTAAACTTGTTACGGAGAGCAAGGTGCGCGATGCAAAAGATAAAGCCCGATTAACGCTGGAAACAATCGTTCGAGATCCTCAGGGTGTTCCAAGTGTTTTAGCTGTTCCTTTGGTTTTAACCCTGGCCGCGATAGCGCCCTCCTGCCCCCAGAATTACGTTGAAGACG TGATAGCAACCCAATTAACTGGAATAACTGCATCGGCACTTCAGCAAAATAGAAAACCTGATTTAGCCAACGCTCTAGTCGAGGCTTATTCTGTACTGGTGTACTGCACGCTCAGCAATCAGTGCGTAAACAATGCCATTCTGCCCGGCCTCAAGTATCTGGAAGGGCTAGTAAGTCAAGTAGTGCCTCAGCAGAAGGATGCAGTGCGCTCGCTTCTACGGGAAATCGAGTCTAAAAAAGATATGCCCAGACAAATGGACAG GTCAGCATCGATGAGCAGCGGAATTTCGCTATCGATGGCTACGGTAAATGTCGGACAGGGCGTTGAAGATATGCGTCAGCGTGTTAGCAAAATTTTCCAGCAGAAGACGAATTCGCCTAGTATGCCTAGCATCTTTAGGAAAAAATGA